Proteins encoded in a region of the Agrobacterium vitis genome:
- a CDS encoding argininosuccinate synthase-related protein — translation MNFVPQSIKISANRVSNFEDLIALPDRSAPVVTMFSGGLDSTYLLYKLQSLGFKNVQAVAVNVGETIDGRLLEQVAMQLGARFVYLDGREAFVEGGVKPAIRAHAKYLGNYPLSSSLSRPVIASLVVDYATSIGARVLLHTANLSQNSLPRLNNSIKRCGFEGYFGSPYQGSVLLREQKAAALAQVGLTFMTDRHLSGDENLWCREFESGPLDDPESFSIPEDAFSWTREAADRQTEDLNLGFLDGNLVSIDNEDIALIDAISILNQKIGKFGHGRFVGLEHISSGEKVLEVREAPAAAIIMDALRHLETASLSTGSIILKQGLEQAWAQEAVSGNWGSTIHKMCDQAIITALQGVSGYVRYSIDSTRFLPKSIVAHNPKYIRDRELWEYQAAGATAPVRDFDFA, via the coding sequence ATGAATTTCGTTCCACAATCGATAAAGATATCTGCCAATCGTGTTTCAAATTTTGAAGATCTTATCGCTTTACCAGACAGAAGCGCCCCGGTCGTTACCATGTTCAGCGGCGGCCTTGACAGCACGTACCTTCTCTACAAATTGCAAAGCTTGGGTTTTAAAAATGTTCAGGCAGTTGCGGTCAATGTCGGAGAGACCATTGACGGGCGGTTGCTTGAGCAAGTTGCAATGCAATTGGGCGCGCGATTTGTTTATCTTGATGGTCGCGAAGCCTTCGTGGAAGGTGGCGTCAAACCTGCGATTCGAGCTCATGCGAAATACCTTGGCAATTACCCTCTCAGCAGTTCGCTCAGCCGGCCAGTGATTGCGTCACTGGTCGTCGATTATGCCACCTCGATCGGGGCAAGGGTTCTGTTGCACACTGCAAACCTGTCTCAAAATAGCCTTCCGCGGCTCAACAACAGTATAAAGCGGTGCGGCTTTGAAGGCTATTTTGGGAGCCCTTATCAAGGCTCTGTATTGTTGCGCGAACAGAAGGCCGCTGCCCTTGCGCAAGTCGGGCTCACATTTATGACGGACCGACACCTGAGTGGAGATGAAAATCTATGGTGCAGGGAGTTTGAGTCTGGTCCTTTGGACGATCCCGAGAGTTTTTCCATACCAGAAGACGCTTTTTCCTGGACCAGAGAAGCTGCTGATCGACAGACGGAAGATCTCAATCTTGGCTTTTTAGACGGGAATCTTGTCTCCATTGATAATGAAGATATTGCGCTCATTGATGCCATATCAATCTTGAATCAGAAAATCGGCAAATTCGGTCATGGCCGTTTCGTCGGCCTCGAGCATATTTCGTCCGGCGAGAAAGTTCTTGAGGTTCGTGAAGCGCCTGCGGCAGCCATCATCATGGACGCTTTGCGCCACTTGGAAACAGCGTCTCTCAGTACCGGTTCGATCATCCTGAAGCAAGGTCTTGAACAAGCCTGGGCCCAAGAGGCCGTATCCGGGAATTGGGGCAGCACCATTCACAAAATGTGTGATCAGGCAATTATCACTGCGCTCCAAGGCGTAAGTGGGTACGTCCGTTACAGCATCGATAGCACTCGCTTTTTGCCGAAGTCCATCGTTGCTCACAATCCGAAATATATTCGGGATCGGGAACTCTGGGAATACCAGGCTGCAGGTGCGACAGCACCGGTTAGAGATTTCGACTTTGCTTAA
- a CDS encoding 2OG-Fe dioxygenase family protein produces MLKKIASQAQYNHKQEGVDHLLKNGWWFSRGEHTEAAFDIEIDADWYDFAGHWNRLLLDEYMRDGGTYRYRRYSAFEYSSKDEKFHLLPHAPYEQSKRVNHLNGGFKRHFEPLEKCFVNHPVLSKILINFGRMFSEAAGHDRWDIKLHPYRITARESTCGEPTPEGLHQDGVDFIVSYMISRVNVTGGTSTVTNSEKQPIGDVEMNMPNDFVVGNDRETYHGVTPIAIENTKMPVAYRDVLVIAFEKI; encoded by the coding sequence ATGCTGAAGAAAATCGCATCTCAAGCGCAGTACAACCATAAGCAGGAAGGCGTTGACCATCTCTTGAAAAACGGCTGGTGGTTCTCAAGAGGCGAACATACAGAAGCAGCCTTTGACATCGAAATAGATGCCGATTGGTATGATTTTGCCGGTCACTGGAACCGCTTATTGTTGGATGAGTATATGCGTGACGGTGGAACTTACCGTTATCGTCGCTATAGCGCTTTCGAATATAGCTCCAAGGACGAAAAATTTCACCTCTTGCCGCATGCCCCTTATGAGCAATCCAAACGGGTTAACCACTTGAATGGCGGCTTCAAGCGTCATTTTGAGCCATTAGAGAAGTGCTTTGTCAACCATCCGGTCCTGAGCAAGATCCTGATCAATTTTGGCCGAATGTTCTCGGAAGCTGCCGGGCATGATCGCTGGGATATCAAACTCCACCCATACCGGATTACCGCTCGGGAAAGCACCTGCGGTGAGCCGACACCTGAAGGGCTGCATCAGGACGGAGTTGATTTTATTGTTTCTTATATGATCAGCCGGGTGAATGTGACTGGGGGCACGAGCACGGTAACAAATTCTGAAAAGCAGCCGATCGGAGACGTCGAGATGAACATGCCAAACGATTTCGTCGTTGGTAATGATCGTGAAACATATCACGGGGTAACGCCTATTGCGATTGAAAATACCAAAATGCCAGTTGCATATCGTGATGTTCTCGTCATCGCTTTCGAAAAGATCTGA
- the tnpA gene encoding IS66-like element accessory protein TnpA has protein sequence MARMEIMSGSERRRRWSDEAKLRILAEADQPGVRIGDVARRHDIYPSQIRLWRQSFSYVGQPAMFLPVEITEEASATQAPDTPPTPALIEISLRNGRCLRVPADIELRMLGSLIACVEAA, from the coding sequence ATGGCTCGCATGGAGATCATGTCCGGCAGTGAGCGTCGGCGGCGCTGGTCTGACGAGGCGAAACTGAGGATATTGGCGGAAGCGGATCAACCTGGTGTTCGCATTGGTGATGTGGCTCGCCGGCATGATATCTACCCATCCCAGATCCGTTTGTGGCGGCAGTCATTCAGTTATGTCGGTCAACCGGCGATGTTCCTTCCGGTTGAAATCACCGAGGAGGCAAGCGCTACCCAGGCACCTGACACGCCACCGACGCCAGCGCTCATCGAGATCTCGCTACGAAACGGTCGGTGCTTGAGGGTTCCGGCTGACATAGAGCTTAGGATGCTCGGGTCGTTGATCGCCTGCGTGGAGGCGGCATGA
- the tnpB gene encoding IS66 family insertion sequence element accessory protein TnpB (TnpB, as the term is used for proteins encoded by IS66 family insertion elements, is considered an accessory protein, since TnpC, encoded by a neighboring gene, is a DDE family transposase.) yields MIGPSGNVRVYLACGVTDMRRGIDGLSALVETVVKEAPGSGAIFGFRGKRADRIKLLWWDGQGFCLFYKILERGYFPWPTAKEGVAHLTQAQLSMLVEGIDWRRPAWTSAPGRTG; encoded by the coding sequence ATGATCGGGCCATCGGGAAATGTGCGGGTCTATCTGGCCTGCGGAGTGACGGATATGCGGCGCGGCATTGATGGCCTATCGGCGCTGGTCGAGACGGTCGTAAAGGAGGCCCCTGGCTCGGGCGCAATCTTCGGCTTCCGCGGAAAGCGCGCGGACCGGATCAAGCTTCTCTGGTGGGACGGTCAAGGGTTCTGCCTGTTCTACAAGATTTTGGAGCGCGGATACTTTCCTTGGCCGACGGCGAAAGAAGGTGTCGCGCACCTAACGCAGGCACAGCTTTCGATGCTCGTTGAGGGGATCGATTGGCGCCGCCCGGCGTGGACATCCGCCCCCGGTCGAACAGGATAA
- the tnpC gene encoding IS66 family transposase — METAPPDSQDELTALRALVAEQAAKLESQEAEVIKRDSIIGLLRAQLELLRHRQHGASSEKIDRKIEQFELMLEEIEASRAEAEMRSGKTPLPELDDAPDKPKRKPLPDGLPSEELVYAAPCNCPTCGGTSFLKAADRVIQILEHVPASVKIVRHVEKRMICRECDTTVAGEMPTLPIKRGKPGPGLLAHIMIAKFDDHIPLYRLSEMYDRLGIDISRSVMADWVGRVSALLTPLVLLIRAHIAALDRIHTDDTPVDVLDPGRGKTKTGRVWVYVFDGSGYQSATPAAIAYYYSPDRKGAHPADHLASFSGVMHADGYGGYKKLYGNQIVEAACMAHVRRKVHDVIKLKPSPIAEEALSRIGALYDIENRIRGMSADERRTLRQHHARPALDELKAWIETTLSTLPQKQKLAEAMRYALSRWAALSVYIDDGRVEIDNNIAERAMRPLGIGRKNWLFAGSDKGGERIANILTIIETVKLQGHNPEVYLTDVLTRIQDHPKDRIEDLLPWNWTPANARCEAA, encoded by the coding sequence ATGGAAACAGCGCCGCCGGACAGTCAGGACGAGCTCACTGCTTTGCGCGCGCTGGTCGCGGAACAGGCGGCGAAACTTGAGAGCCAGGAAGCCGAGGTCATCAAGCGTGACTCCATAATCGGACTTCTTCGCGCGCAACTGGAGCTGCTCCGACACCGGCAGCATGGCGCTTCCTCGGAAAAGATCGACCGGAAGATCGAGCAATTCGAACTGATGCTGGAGGAGATTGAGGCCTCCCGTGCCGAGGCTGAAATGCGTTCCGGGAAAACTCCTTTGCCGGAGTTGGACGACGCGCCGGACAAGCCGAAGCGCAAACCACTGCCCGATGGCCTTCCCAGCGAAGAGTTGGTCTATGCGGCCCCCTGCAATTGCCCGACCTGTGGTGGCACATCGTTCCTGAAGGCCGCCGACAGGGTGATCCAGATCTTGGAGCACGTGCCGGCGTCGGTCAAGATTGTCCGCCATGTCGAAAAGCGCATGATCTGCAGGGAGTGCGATACGACGGTGGCTGGCGAGATGCCGACCTTGCCGATCAAGCGCGGCAAACCCGGGCCGGGACTGCTCGCCCATATCATGATCGCCAAATTCGACGATCACATCCCCCTCTACCGCCTGTCCGAGATGTACGACCGGTTGGGGATAGACATCTCCCGATCCGTGATGGCCGACTGGGTCGGCCGCGTATCCGCTTTGCTGACACCACTCGTCTTGTTGATCAGGGCCCATATCGCAGCACTCGACCGAATCCATACGGACGATACCCCGGTCGATGTTCTCGACCCCGGGCGGGGCAAGACAAAAACCGGCAGGGTCTGGGTCTACGTGTTCGACGGCAGTGGCTATCAATCCGCCACTCCCGCAGCCATCGCCTATTACTACAGCCCTGACCGCAAGGGGGCGCATCCCGCTGACCATCTCGCAAGCTTCAGCGGCGTCATGCATGCCGACGGCTATGGGGGATACAAGAAGCTCTACGGCAACCAGATCGTTGAGGCCGCCTGCATGGCGCATGTGCGCCGCAAGGTCCATGATGTGATCAAACTCAAGCCGTCGCCGATCGCGGAGGAAGCGCTGTCGCGCATCGGCGCTCTCTACGATATCGAGAACCGTATCCGAGGCATGTCGGCTGACGAGCGGCGCACTCTGCGCCAACACCATGCCCGGCCCGCTCTGGATGAGCTGAAGGCCTGGATCGAAACCACGCTCTCAACTTTGCCGCAGAAGCAGAAGCTGGCCGAGGCAATGCGATATGCCCTCTCTCGATGGGCAGCCTTGAGCGTTTACATCGACGATGGCCGGGTCGAGATTGACAACAACATCGCTGAACGAGCCATGCGTCCGCTCGGAATCGGAAGGAAAAACTGGCTGTTTGCCGGCTCGGATAAGGGCGGTGAGCGCATCGCCAACATTCTGACCATCATCGAGACGGTCAAACTGCAAGGCCATAATCCGGAGGTCTATCTGACAGATGTCCTGACCCGGATCCAGGATCACCCCAAAGATCGAATTGAAGACCTGCTGCCCTGGAACTGGACACCAGCAAACGCTCGATGCGAGGCCGCCTGA
- a CDS encoding alpha/beta hydrolase, whose protein sequence is MYHNLLDRWDEQRSQRGGKWKKTTDFILDADRAFPGAKNTGSIDDFCVLADQAIGNSAYFYAPGGDKECFQGQGGWLKFPSDISTDVEENNVVWAKITDSGSFDHALVIFHHWNASTRNHQLAHFFSKRGISVVEIAMPYHFERRRLGSRYADFMLSPNLGRTIQSVRQAVCDGQKLIRWLNSKGYKKISVLGMSLGSWVAGLVAAHEPAVSKASLFLTAGSLADMIWTGRATRSIRESLEPAIELSDLRRAWGPLNLENYAHNLTRPDLDLQIVLAKRDKVVLPELSHRFLHSLKATGARPNILELNCGHYSLALPPYIVLAGLKLKRFLVEVDKVA, encoded by the coding sequence ATGTATCATAACTTGCTTGATCGTTGGGATGAGCAACGTTCACAACGCGGTGGCAAATGGAAGAAAACAACCGATTTTATTTTAGACGCTGATCGCGCATTTCCGGGCGCGAAAAACACAGGATCTATCGACGATTTCTGTGTCCTTGCGGACCAAGCCATAGGTAACTCGGCGTATTTTTATGCGCCGGGCGGGGACAAAGAGTGTTTTCAAGGGCAAGGTGGATGGCTCAAATTTCCATCGGACATTTCGACTGACGTTGAAGAGAACAATGTAGTCTGGGCGAAAATAACAGACAGCGGATCATTCGATCATGCCTTGGTGATCTTCCATCATTGGAATGCAAGCACTCGGAACCACCAGCTTGCACACTTTTTCTCGAAACGTGGGATCTCGGTTGTCGAGATTGCTATGCCTTATCACTTTGAGCGACGACGCCTTGGTTCTAGGTACGCCGATTTCATGCTTAGTCCTAATCTGGGTCGAACCATCCAGTCAGTGAGGCAAGCAGTTTGCGACGGGCAAAAACTCATCCGATGGCTGAACAGCAAAGGCTATAAGAAGATTTCCGTTCTCGGTATGAGTTTAGGGTCCTGGGTAGCAGGGTTGGTCGCCGCACACGAGCCGGCTGTGTCAAAAGCTTCGCTGTTTCTCACAGCGGGAAGTCTAGCCGATATGATCTGGACGGGGCGCGCGACACGATCAATACGGGAGAGCCTTGAACCTGCTATTGAGTTGAGTGACCTCAGAAGGGCGTGGGGGCCGCTTAACCTAGAGAATTACGCTCACAATTTGACGCGTCCAGATCTGGATCTCCAGATTGTGTTGGCGAAGAGAGACAAGGTTGTCCTGCCTGAGCTGTCGCATCGGTTCCTGCACAGTCTGAAGGCTACCGGAGCCAGGCCGAATATTTTAGAGTTAAATTGTGGTCATTACTCCCTGGCGCTTCCGCCCTACATTGTATTGGCCGGCTTGAAATTAAAGCGTTTTTTGGTGGAAGTTGACAAAGTAGCCTAG
- a CDS encoding RcgA family putative transporter, which yields MLNKLKFFVPPPKDGSDFKELFKQMAALGAGRPLDSDGFPPGPWTPELLTEAISQIDSNQIGVDLRTVQLWFQEQEKGISTANIRWLARIFGCDDPIATSEWQMELIAAQSRLTTKRRASKKKESSAPLNVRNLPLTEAAQHQTKTPTTSAQDSGASQSRLRFSLAKRSEKLFSRGSPLDLPASVFAAATALGFLSYFMGIHNATYGRADGVTKQVGFLWAPNWTVLFMVFLPLFFAFVSDLVGFWKHQGRLEFATTNTQMEREDRWALSVEASSYTFWAVFVVCVLFAGIFQWIAVCLIPLVEGGGNYAVDWSKLAVVRPEVISVPMAILFTGLAYLYMCVSFYLFFAGLILLHTLTHDLWKIGETSRTWSEKNYEEQVQQASLRVMHGIFRCTVLGILIAICMKAQSSYLASTGNNIVAWLVDDISTAFYESKHIGNGFRYTMPNYYSSLLIALSSCFVFVYGSIRLGGSCRFVLPLWKMTAVIALLFTSYLLIGAFQGFSILMSIGVVLAIYGLIDPAFCRRQASEIGKSQNVS from the coding sequence TTGTTAAATAAATTAAAATTTTTCGTCCCTCCGCCGAAGGATGGGAGTGATTTCAAAGAGCTGTTCAAACAAATGGCTGCATTGGGTGCCGGGCGACCATTGGACAGTGATGGGTTTCCCCCAGGACCATGGACGCCCGAGCTTCTTACAGAGGCTATTTCACAGATCGATTCGAACCAAATCGGGGTCGATCTAAGGACGGTGCAGCTTTGGTTCCAGGAACAAGAGAAGGGGATTAGCACTGCCAACATTCGTTGGCTGGCTAGGATCTTTGGGTGCGATGATCCGATCGCAACCAGCGAATGGCAGATGGAGCTCATCGCAGCGCAATCTCGGTTAACGACCAAGAGGAGGGCTTCGAAAAAAAAGGAAAGTAGCGCTCCGCTAAATGTCCGAAATCTGCCACTCACTGAGGCCGCTCAGCATCAGACGAAGACCCCGACAACGTCGGCACAGGATAGTGGAGCCAGCCAGTCAAGGCTACGTTTCAGTTTGGCAAAGAGATCAGAGAAGCTGTTTAGTCGCGGGTCTCCGTTGGATTTGCCAGCGTCTGTGTTTGCGGCCGCCACCGCTCTTGGGTTTCTGTCGTATTTTATGGGTATTCATAACGCCACGTACGGTCGTGCGGATGGCGTCACTAAACAGGTCGGTTTTCTTTGGGCACCAAATTGGACAGTGCTTTTCATGGTGTTCTTGCCACTGTTTTTTGCGTTCGTGAGTGATTTGGTGGGCTTTTGGAAACACCAAGGGCGCTTAGAGTTTGCAACGACGAACACTCAGATGGAACGTGAAGATCGATGGGCGCTCAGCGTCGAGGCTTCTTCTTACACATTTTGGGCGGTCTTTGTGGTCTGCGTATTGTTCGCCGGTATTTTTCAGTGGATCGCAGTGTGTTTGATCCCATTGGTAGAAGGCGGTGGCAACTATGCGGTTGATTGGAGCAAGTTAGCAGTCGTACGCCCTGAGGTCATATCTGTGCCCATGGCGATTCTGTTCACCGGCCTCGCCTATCTATACATGTGTGTTAGCTTCTACCTGTTTTTCGCAGGTCTCATTTTGCTTCATACGTTGACCCATGATCTTTGGAAAATTGGAGAAACATCCAGGACTTGGTCGGAAAAAAATTATGAAGAACAGGTTCAGCAAGCAAGCCTACGGGTGATGCACGGAATTTTCCGCTGCACTGTTTTAGGGATTCTGATTGCCATATGCATGAAGGCTCAAAGCTCGTACCTGGCATCGACTGGCAATAACATTGTGGCTTGGTTGGTCGATGATATATCTACAGCGTTTTACGAAAGCAAACATATTGGTAACGGATTCCGCTACACTATGCCGAACTATTATAGCAGCCTTTTGATCGCTCTTTCGAGCTGTTTTGTTTTTGTTTATGGCTCAATCCGCTTGGGTGGCTCATGCCGATTTGTTTTGCCGCTATGGAAGATGACGGCGGTCATAGCATTACTTTTTACCAGTTATCTCTTGATTGGTGCATTTCAAGGCTTTTCAATCCTTATGAGCATTGGCGTCGTACTGGCAATCTACGGCCTTATTGATCCAGCCTTTTGCCGTCGGCAAGCGAGCGAGATTGGGAAAAGCCAAAATGTATCATAA
- a CDS encoding helix-turn-helix domain-containing protein, translated as MSSKVQVKVSDAIDVHVGCRIRFQRMIKGMSQKALAEGVGVTFQQVQKYETGANRIGSSRLQAVANILSVPVAFFFEDGPQSSSPSQLPEAGIGKEITRFIRSEEGLALNLAFTKIQDANVRRKVIGLVKTLAKEHAE; from the coding sequence ATGTCTTCTAAGGTACAAGTTAAGGTATCGGATGCGATAGATGTCCATGTCGGCTGTCGTATTCGCTTTCAACGTATGATCAAGGGAATGAGTCAGAAGGCGCTCGCCGAAGGGGTCGGTGTAACCTTTCAGCAGGTCCAGAAATACGAAACTGGCGCAAATCGGATTGGCTCAAGTCGGCTTCAGGCCGTAGCCAATATTCTCAGTGTCCCTGTCGCGTTCTTTTTCGAGGATGGCCCTCAGAGCTCTTCCCCTTCGCAACTGCCCGAGGCCGGCATCGGCAAGGAAATCACGCGGTTTATTCGTTCAGAGGAGGGGTTGGCCCTCAATCTTGCTTTCACAAAAATCCAGGATGCCAATGTCAGGCGAAAGGTCATCGGACTGGTGAAGACGCTGGCAAAAGAGCATGCAGAGTGA
- the traR gene encoding autoinducer-binding transcriptional regulator TraR: MQHWLDRLTDLSAIQGDESTFRQALGHLAGQAGFGGYAYLHIQPGHTLAISNYHPEWRSIYFKRKFITVDPVVKRAKSLKKAFVWSGEQGGIHLSKAERAFYAQAADFGIRSGITIPVKAANGSISIFTLASEKTTVDLQGDIDTVAASAAVGQLHARLSLLPVTPSAQHPAWLDPKEATYLRWIAVGKTMEEVADLEGVKYNSVKSKLEEARKRLEIHTMSHLVALAIRAKLI, translated from the coding sequence ATGCAGCATTGGCTGGACCGGCTAACCGATCTCAGTGCAATACAAGGTGACGAGAGCACTTTTAGACAAGCCCTTGGGCATCTTGCTGGCCAAGCTGGTTTCGGCGGTTATGCCTATCTTCATATCCAACCGGGCCATACATTGGCGATCTCCAACTATCATCCAGAATGGCGATCGATCTATTTCAAGCGAAAATTTATCACCGTTGATCCGGTGGTGAAACGTGCGAAATCTTTGAAAAAGGCCTTCGTCTGGAGCGGTGAACAAGGCGGTATCCATCTTTCCAAAGCCGAGCGTGCTTTCTATGCTCAGGCTGCCGACTTCGGCATCCGCTCTGGCATCACCATTCCGGTGAAAGCCGCCAATGGGTCGATTTCAATATTCACCCTGGCGTCAGAGAAAACGACGGTCGATCTCCAAGGCGACATCGACACAGTGGCGGCCTCGGCAGCTGTCGGACAACTGCATGCTCGCCTATCGCTCTTGCCAGTCACCCCCAGCGCGCAGCACCCTGCCTGGCTCGACCCCAAGGAAGCCACCTATCTCAGATGGATCGCCGTCGGCAAAACCATGGAGGAAGTGGCCGATCTCGAAGGGGTCAAATACAACTCCGTAAAAAGCAAACTCGAAGAAGCCCGGAAGCGCCTTGAGATCCACACCATGTCTCATCTCGTCGCATTGGCCATCCGTGCGAAACTCATCTGA